A stretch of DNA from Gimesia chilikensis:
AGTTCCTGGGACTGCTACGTGCTTACGCCCTGACGTTCATTCGCCTGGGCAAACCCACTGCAGAACAACGAGCACAGGTTATCGCCGAACTCGACCCGTATCTGCCCAGCCAGAGCAAGAACATCAACACCGAACTGGTGCGTGTGCTGGTTTACCTGGAATCACCAACCGTGATTGCCAAAGCCCTGGATCTGATTGAAAACCGGGGCGAACCTGAAGTTCCTGACTGGACTGAGCTGGCGGGACGCAATAAAAACTATGGCGGACGTGTCCTCGACATGCTGGCCAAGCATCCGCCCACACATGAAATCAATTATGCATTCATGCTGCGAAATCTGCGTGACGGCTGGACCATGGATCAGCGTCGAGCCTACATCGAGTTCATCAACGCCTCAGCGAAATACCCGGGAGGCAACAGCTATGCCAAGTTCCTGGGTAACCTGCGTGACGAAGTACTCGGATATCTCTCCAACGCCGATCGAGCTGCTCTGGCCGACATCAGTGGTGAGAATTTCAATCCCGTTCCCGATTTCGAAATCACTCCCCCCAAAGGCCCGGGACGAACCTGGACGATCGGCGATGCCAGCCGATTCACTTCCGGCGGACACCTGCAGAAAGCCAGTTTCGAGAATGGCCGCAACCTGTTCCATTCCCTGCGTTGTGCTGCCTGCCACCGCTTTGACGGACTGGGGGGCGATGTCGGTCCCGATCTGACGACCGTAAAAAACAAGTTCGATGCCCGTTACATCCTCGAATCCATTGTCGAACCGAGTAAGGTCATTTCCGATCAATATCAATCCTCGATCGTGATCACCGATGAGGGGCGTACTTTCACGGGTCTCGTTTCGAAAGACGGCGACAAAGTGATTGTCTACACGGCCGACATCAAGGCTGAACCGATTGAGATCCCGGCAGAGAGCGTCGAAGAAATCCAGGCATCTCCTGTCTCACAGATGCCTCAGGCGATGCTGAATACGCTCAGTCCCGAAGAAGTACGAGACCTGGTTGCCTACCTGCTGTCAGGCGGCGATCCCAAAGCTCGACTCTACGGGAAATAAAGAGCGTCAACATACTACTTGCATCGCAGCATACGCGACGCTTGTAAGATCACCCGATCTTACAAGCGTCCACTGCGGAAGACGCCGTAGATCAGCCAGATTCCCAACAGACTCGACATCATGAAAATCGGGATGCTGATATAAACCAGCCGTGTGTCCGATGAAAGTGTTATGGCTGAAGCGAGGATCAGCGACGACATCACCATTCCGATCGCCAGACGGTTCCCGGAGCGGTCCATTTCGGTCGTAAGGTGATCAATGCCTTTATGATCCAGGTGGATCTGCAGTTCGTCATCGGCCAGTTTCCCCAGAGTGCGCCCTACCTGCTCCGGCAGATCATGCATCACCTTGGAAAAGCTGCAGGCCTCAGACCAGATCCGGCTGGCAATCGCACGGGGATGATAACGTTCTGAGGAGAGCTTATAAATGTAGGGTTCCATTTCCTGAGCGATATTCAGCTCGGGAGCAATCCGGGAAGCCACTCCTTCCAGGGTGATCATGGCCCGAATCAGCAGCATGATATCGACAGGACAGCGAATGCGGTGAATCGCCAGGATGTTGATAAAGTCGGTCAGCATCTTGCCAACACTGATCTGATCCAGCGGGATTCCATAATAATTGCCGATGAAATCGCGGAGATCGGCCCGGAGCAACTGGTGATCGACGGCCCGCTTGGCTTTACCGATATTCAACACAACTTCGACGAGTTTGTTTGTATCCTGTTTGGCCACATTCAGTAACAGGTCGACCAGCAAGTCGCGGCGTTCCTCTTCCAGAACCCCAATCATGCCATAATCGATCAGGCAGAGCGAACCATCATGCAGGACCCGGAAATTCCCCGGATGCGGATCAGCATGAAACACGCCAAATTCGAAAACCATTTTCATAAATATCCGTGCCCCGTTGGCGGCGACCTCATGCGCACTGATGGGCAGGTTTTGCAGTTCCTGTTCGTCATCAATCCGATAGCCGTCGATGAATTCCATGGTGATGATGTCACCCTGGGTCATATCGGAGTAGATTTTAGGAACATACAGAGTCGCATCATCCTGAAACAGGCGATAAAACTCATCGGTTGAGCGGGCCTCTCGGCTGAACTGCAGTTCGCGATGAATCGTTCGTGAAAACTGGTTGACCAGTCCTACCGGATCGAAGACTTCCGCATCCGGAAAATGGCGTTCGATCATCGTCGCCAGTTCGTGCATCAGGCTCAGGTCCTGCTCGATCACCCGGTCGATATCGGGCCGCTTCACCTTGACCACCAGTGGCGTACCGTCGTGGTGACGGGCTTTATGCACCTGCCCCAGCGAACCGGCGGCCAGGGGAGCAGGATCAAACTCGGCATACAGCTTATCGATGGGCTCTCCCAGCTCGCGTTCGATGATGGCAATCGCGATTTCACCGGGAAAGGAGGGAACCCGCTCCTGCAGTTTTTCCAGTTCCGCGACGACATCCCGGGGCACCAGATCGGGACGCGTACTGACTACCTGACCGAATTTGATAAACGTGACACCCAGGCTTTCCAGGGCAAGGCGAATGCGTTTTGCACGGGTGAGCTTGATTTCAGGCTCGGTGCGTTTCCAGAACAGCAGCCTGCGGCCCCAGCGGAGATAACGTCTCAGCCCCAACTGATCAACGAGATCATCAAAACCATAGTTCATGAGAACGGTAACGATCTCGCGACTTCTGCGTAAGTTTCTGATTAACCGTAGTGGGTTTGAGTCCAAAGTTTTCTCCTGGCGGGCAAACGATCTCACGAAAACCCTTTCTCGAAAGCGCAGCCTGTTCGATGGTTGGTTTCAGCTTTTATCTTATCAGACTATAACAGACGTTCCTATGCAGCCAAGCCCCGTTCCTGCTAAAATGAGATTCCCTGAAATCTGATCCCCGTTCATCTGTAAGGCGGAGCCCGACACATGAGAATTCTGCAAGGCATCTTACTGCTGCTCATCCTCTTCACCAATCCCGTTTGTCAGGCGGGAGACTGGCCCCAGATTCTGGGTCCTTATCGAAATGCTCATGCTGCTGACGAAACGATCGCGGCGTCCTGGCCTGCGGGCGGACCGGAATTGAAATGGCAGCGTCCCGTCGGCAGTGGGTTCGCAGGTGTCGCTGTCTTTCAGAATACACTGGTACTCTTTCATCGGGTTGGCGATCAGGAAATCGTCGAAGCACTCAATGCTGGTACTGGAGAACCGATCTGGAAACAGTCCGCCCCCGTCAGCTACCGGGGAACCTTCAACCCAAATGACGGTCCGATCGCTGTCCCATTAATCCACAACA
This window harbors:
- a CDS encoding ABC1 kinase family protein, giving the protein MNYGFDDLVDQLGLRRYLRWGRRLLFWKRTEPEIKLTRAKRIRLALESLGVTFIKFGQVVSTRPDLVPRDVVAELEKLQERVPSFPGEIAIAIIERELGEPIDKLYAEFDPAPLAAGSLGQVHKARHHDGTPLVVKVKRPDIDRVIEQDLSLMHELATMIERHFPDAEVFDPVGLVNQFSRTIHRELQFSREARSTDEFYRLFQDDATLYVPKIYSDMTQGDIITMEFIDGYRIDDEQELQNLPISAHEVAANGARIFMKMVFEFGVFHADPHPGNFRVLHDGSLCLIDYGMIGVLEEERRDLLVDLLLNVAKQDTNKLVEVVLNIGKAKRAVDHQLLRADLRDFIGNYYGIPLDQISVGKMLTDFINILAIHRIRCPVDIMLLIRAMITLEGVASRIAPELNIAQEMEPYIYKLSSERYHPRAIASRIWSEACSFSKVMHDLPEQVGRTLGKLADDELQIHLDHKGIDHLTTEMDRSGNRLAIGMVMSSLILASAITLSSDTRLVYISIPIFMMSSLLGIWLIYGVFRSGRL